A genome region from Pseudomonas sp. N3-W includes the following:
- the ubiD gene encoding 4-hydroxy-3-polyprenylbenzoate decarboxylase, which produces MKFKDLRDFVQQLEQRGELKRIQIPVSPVLEMTEVCDRTLRAKGPALLFEKPTGYDIPVLGNLFGTPERVAMGMGAEAVSELREIGKLLAFLKEPEPPKGLKDAWSKLPIFRKIIAMAPKVVKDAVCQEVVIEGDDVDLGMLPVQTCWPGDVGPLITWGLTVTKGPNKDRQNLGIYRQQVIGRNKVIMRWLSHRGGALDYREWCEKHPGQPFPVSVALGADPATILGAVTPVPDSLSEYAFAGLLRGNRTELVKCRGNDLQVPATAEIILEGVIHPGEMADEGPYGDHTGYYNEVDSFPVFTVERITHRIKPIYHSTYTGRPPDEPAILGVALNEVFVPILQKQFPEITDFYLPPEGCSYRMAIVTMKKSYPGHAKRVMLGVWSFLRQFMYTKFVIVTDDDINARDWNDVVWAITTRMDPKRDTVMIDNTPIDYLDFASPVSGLGSKMGLDATHKWPGETTREWGRVIVKDDAVTQRIDAIWNQLGID; this is translated from the coding sequence ATGAAATTCAAGGATCTTCGGGATTTCGTGCAGCAGCTTGAGCAGCGCGGAGAGTTGAAACGTATCCAGATCCCCGTCTCTCCAGTGCTGGAGATGACCGAGGTCTGTGATCGCACGCTTCGGGCCAAGGGCCCGGCGCTGCTGTTCGAAAAGCCCACCGGCTACGACATTCCGGTACTCGGCAACCTGTTCGGCACCCCCGAGCGGGTGGCCATGGGCATGGGCGCCGAGGCGGTCAGCGAGCTGCGCGAAATCGGCAAGCTGCTGGCGTTCCTCAAGGAACCCGAGCCACCGAAGGGCCTGAAAGACGCCTGGTCCAAACTGCCGATCTTCCGCAAGATCATTGCCATGGCCCCAAAAGTCGTCAAGGACGCGGTGTGCCAGGAAGTGGTCATTGAAGGCGACGACGTTGATCTGGGCATGCTACCGGTGCAGACCTGCTGGCCTGGCGATGTCGGTCCACTGATCACCTGGGGCCTGACCGTCACCAAAGGCCCGAACAAGGACCGGCAGAACCTCGGCATCTACCGTCAGCAAGTGATTGGCCGCAACAAGGTCATCATGCGCTGGCTCAGCCACCGTGGCGGCGCGCTGGATTATCGGGAGTGGTGCGAAAAGCACCCCGGCCAGCCATTCCCGGTGTCCGTGGCCCTGGGCGCAGACCCGGCGACCATTCTCGGCGCAGTGACGCCGGTGCCGGACAGCCTCTCCGAATACGCCTTCGCCGGCCTGCTGCGCGGTAACCGCACCGAGCTGGTGAAATGCCGTGGCAACGACCTGCAAGTGCCAGCCACCGCCGAGATCATCCTTGAAGGGGTGATTCATCCGGGCGAAATGGCCGATGAAGGCCCGTACGGCGACCACACCGGTTATTACAACGAAGTGGACAGCTTCCCGGTGTTCACCGTCGAGCGCATCACCCACCGCATCAAACCGATCTACCACAGCACCTACACCGGCCGTCCGCCTGATGAGCCGGCGATTCTCGGTGTGGCGCTGAACGAAGTGTTCGTGCCGATCCTGCAAAAGCAGTTTCCGGAAATCACCGACTTCTACCTGCCGCCCGAAGGCTGTTCGTACCGCATGGCCATCGTGACCATGAAGAAGTCGTATCCGGGCCATGCCAAGCGGGTAATGCTCGGTGTCTGGTCGTTTTTGCGACAGTTCATGTACACCAAGTTCGTTATCGTCACAGACGACGATATCAACGCCCGGGACTGGAATGACGTGGTCTGGGCCATCACCACACGCATGGACCCCAAGCGTGACACGGTGATGATCGACAACACGCCGATCGACTACCTGGACTTCGCCTCGCCGGTCTCAGGCCTGGGTTCGAAGATGGGGCTCGATGCCACGCATAAATGGCCCGGCGAAACCACTCGCGAGTGGGGCCGGGTGATCGTCAAGGATGATGCCGTGACCCAACGGATCGATGCCATCTGGAATCAGTTAGGAATAGATTGA